The proteins below come from a single Candidatus Chlamydia sanziniae genomic window:
- the rpsK gene encoding 30S ribosomal protein S11, translated as MVKNQAQAKKSIKRKQLKNIPSGIVHVKATFNNTIVSITDPAGNVISWASAGKVGYSGSRKSSAFAATVAAQDAAKTAMNSGLKEVEVCLKGTGAGRESAVRALIAVGLVVSIIRDETPVPHNGCRPRKRRRV; from the coding sequence TTGGTTAAAAATCAAGCGCAGGCAAAAAAAAGCATAAAAAGAAAACAGTTAAAGAACATTCCTTCAGGTATTGTTCATGTTAAAGCTACTTTTAATAATACAATAGTATCTATAACTGATCCTGCAGGTAATGTAATTTCTTGGGCTTCAGCAGGTAAAGTTGGATACTCTGGTTCGCGGAAATCCTCTGCTTTTGCTGCTACAGTTGCGGCTCAAGATGCAGCAAAAACTGCCATGAACTCTGGATTGAAAGAAGTTGAGGTTTGCTTAAAGGGTACTGGAGCAGGGCGAGAATCTGCTGTGCGTGCTCTAATAGCTGTGGGTTTAGTTGTTTCTATTATCCGTGATGAAACTCCTGTTCCTCATAATGGTTGTCGACCAAGAAAAAGGCGCAGAGTGTAA
- the grgA gene encoding GrgA family transcription factor, protein MYFTRDPVIETVITSREGYKLSVRNTKHFSQDPFIVEAIEVISLGSICFFRNCDHSKPFIVPAGDYEVMEIRDTKINLKAIGLDRSVKIAGGREALIKLTKSTTIPTTVPDEKPAQDVSEECTEVVSSSAKKEKKEIRNSKESFKGDKWKEKKKQGRRRTHKEIAEITGASQEILDTVTEELWEEAQEAELNEQKKFSLLPPPTKLISEVISQVVVDPEITSADLEESLQALVKESSEVINVLLSGDDVVLFPEEETGQASSCSLEKVDISSQNSFSSEEEF, encoded by the coding sequence GTGTATTTTACAAGAGATCCCGTCATTGAAACTGTAATCACTTCTCGAGAAGGGTATAAACTATCTGTAAGAAATACTAAACACTTTTCCCAAGATCCTTTTATTGTTGAAGCTATAGAAGTAATTTCTTTGGGAAGTATTTGTTTTTTTCGGAATTGTGATCATAGTAAACCATTTATTGTTCCCGCGGGCGATTATGAAGTCATGGAAATTCGTGACACTAAAATTAACTTAAAAGCTATTGGGCTAGATCGTAGTGTTAAGATCGCTGGTGGTAGGGAAGCTTTGATAAAGCTAACGAAATCTACAACAATACCTACGACTGTTCCTGACGAGAAGCCTGCGCAGGATGTTTCTGAGGAATGTACAGAAGTTGTTTCTTCTTCTGCTAAGAAGGAAAAAAAGGAAATACGTAACAGTAAGGAATCCTTTAAAGGGGATAAGTGGAAAGAGAAGAAAAAACAAGGCCGTAGAAGAACCCATAAAGAAATCGCTGAGATTACCGGAGCATCTCAAGAGATCCTAGACACTGTTACTGAAGAACTTTGGGAAGAAGCTCAAGAGGCAGAATTGAATGAACAAAAAAAATTCTCCTTATTGCCTCCACCTACAAAATTAATATCCGAAGTAATTTCACAAGTTGTCGTAGACCCCGAAATTACCTCCGCAGATCTTGAAGAATCCCTACAAGCTTTGGTTAAAGAAAGTAGTGAAGTGATTAACGTCTTATTGTCAGGAGATGATGTTGTGCTCTTTCCTGAAGAAGAAACAGGACAAGCCTCTTCATGTTCCTTAGAAAAAGTAGATATATCTTCACAAAATTCTTTCTCTTCGGAAGAAGAGTTTTAG
- the gap gene encoding type I glyceraldehyde-3-phosphate dehydrogenase — MRIAINGFGRIGRLVLRQILRRNTSLDVVAVNDLISGDALTYLFKHDSTHGRFPGDVRYENESDCLIFGQHKIQFLSERNVQNLPWKDMNIDMVVESSGLFTKKENAAQHLTSGAKRVLISAPGKGDIPTFVMGVNHEKFNPQTDIIISNASCTTNCLATIVKVLLDNFGITEGLMTTVHAATASQPVVDGPSKKDWRGGRGCLQNIIPAETGAAKAVILCLPELKGKLTGMAFRVPVADVSVVDLTVRLEKSTTYDEICTVMKYAAKTNLKGILDYTDEQVVSSDYIGSEYSSIFDALAGMALNERFFKLISWYDNEIGYATRVVDLLEYVAKKL, encoded by the coding sequence ATGAGAATTGCAATTAATGGTTTTGGGCGTATTGGAAGATTGGTTTTGAGACAAATCTTACGAAGAAATACTTCTCTAGACGTTGTGGCTGTTAATGATTTGATTTCTGGCGATGCTTTGACTTACTTATTTAAACACGATTCTACGCACGGTCGTTTTCCGGGTGATGTACGTTATGAGAATGAGAGTGATTGTTTAATCTTTGGTCAACACAAAATTCAATTTTTATCAGAGCGTAATGTTCAAAACCTTCCTTGGAAAGACATGAACATTGATATGGTTGTTGAGAGCTCAGGATTGTTCACTAAAAAAGAAAATGCTGCACAACATCTAACTTCGGGCGCTAAACGTGTCCTTATTTCCGCTCCTGGTAAAGGCGACATTCCTACATTTGTCATGGGTGTAAACCATGAAAAATTCAATCCACAAACGGACATTATTATTTCTAATGCCTCTTGTACAACCAATTGCTTGGCTACTATAGTTAAAGTTCTCTTGGATAATTTTGGAATTACAGAAGGACTCATGACAACAGTGCATGCTGCGACAGCATCTCAACCCGTAGTTGATGGACCTTCTAAAAAGGATTGGCGCGGAGGGCGTGGGTGTCTGCAAAATATCATTCCTGCTGAGACAGGAGCTGCGAAAGCAGTAATTTTGTGCTTACCTGAATTGAAAGGGAAGTTAACAGGCATGGCCTTCCGCGTTCCCGTTGCAGATGTATCGGTGGTTGACCTTACTGTAAGATTAGAAAAATCTACAACATATGATGAAATCTGTACTGTGATGAAGTACGCTGCAAAGACTAATTTAAAAGGCATTTTAGACTATACTGATGAACAAGTCGTTTCTTCGGATTATATAGGATCAGAGTATTCTTCTATATTTGACGCTTTGGCTGGCATGGCCTTAAACGAACGCTTTTTTAAACTTATCTCGTGGTATGACAACGAAATAGGATATGCTACGCGTGTAGTGGATTTATTAGAGTATGTAGCAAAAAAACTCTAA
- a CDS encoding DNA-directed RNA polymerase subunit alpha, with amino-acid sequence MSDNSQNLLYDKFELPDTVKVFPVEGFPIDKYARFIAEPLERGMGHTLGNALRRALLIGLEAPAIISFTMTGVLHEYMAMDGIVEDVTNIVLNLKGALLKKYPMQDTSLGRSTQIIKTQISIDASDLAAAQGQKSVTLADLLQQGDFEAVNPNQVMFTVTKPLQSEVLLRIAFGRGYTPSERIILEDKGVYEIVLDAAFSPVTLVNYFVEDTRVGQDTDFDRLVLYVETDGRVSPKEALAFSTQILTKHFSIFENMDEKKIVFEEAVSIEKENKDDILHKLILGINEIELSVRSTNCLSNANIETIGELVIMPEPRLLQFRNFGKKSLCEIKNKLKEMKLELGMDLAQFGVGLDNVKEKMKWYAEKIRTKNTKG; translated from the coding sequence ATGTCAGATAACTCACAAAATTTACTTTACGATAAGTTTGAATTACCAGATACAGTTAAGGTCTTTCCTGTCGAAGGTTTCCCAATAGATAAGTATGCACGCTTTATTGCTGAGCCTTTGGAGCGGGGCATGGGCCATACCTTGGGGAATGCCTTGCGACGTGCATTGCTTATTGGGCTGGAAGCCCCTGCAATTATCTCATTTACTATGACTGGGGTTTTGCATGAGTATATGGCAATGGATGGTATTGTCGAAGATGTCACAAATATTGTTCTTAATTTAAAAGGTGCCCTACTAAAGAAGTACCCTATGCAAGATACTTCTTTAGGGCGATCTACGCAGATAATAAAAACTCAAATTTCTATAGATGCTTCTGATTTGGCGGCAGCACAGGGTCAAAAATCAGTTACTTTGGCAGATTTATTGCAACAAGGAGACTTTGAAGCAGTAAATCCAAATCAAGTTATGTTTACTGTAACTAAGCCACTACAATCTGAAGTGCTTTTACGCATAGCCTTCGGTAGAGGCTACACTCCTTCAGAAAGGATTATTCTTGAAGATAAAGGTGTATACGAAATTGTTTTAGATGCAGCTTTTTCTCCTGTGACTTTGGTGAATTATTTTGTAGAAGATACACGTGTAGGTCAGGATACTGACTTTGACCGTTTAGTCTTATACGTAGAAACTGATGGGCGCGTATCTCCTAAAGAAGCGTTAGCTTTTTCCACACAGATTTTAACTAAGCATTTTTCTATTTTTGAAAATATGGATGAAAAGAAAATAGTGTTTGAAGAAGCTGTTTCTATTGAAAAAGAAAATAAAGACGACATTCTTCATAAGCTTATTTTGGGAATTAACGAAATTGAGTTATCTGTACGATCAACAAATTGTTTGTCTAATGCAAATATTGAAACTATCGGAGAGCTAGTCATTATGCCAGAACCTAGATTGTTGCAATTTAGGAACTTTGGCAAAAAATCTCTGTGTGAAATTAAGAATAAATTAAAAGAAATGAAACTTGAGTTGGGGATGGATCTTGCTCAGTTTGGTGTGGGATTAGACAATGTGAAAGAGAAGATGAAATGGTATGCTGAAAAAATTCGAACTAAAAATACCAAAGGATAG
- the rplQ gene encoding 50S ribosomal protein L17 → MQHARKKFRVGRTSSHNRCMLANMLKSLIHYEKIETTVPKAKELRRHADKMITLAKKNTLAARRLAVARLMVRYNPLTSKEARQAKGGDASVYNVDRLVIKKLFENLRSRFVERSGGYTRILKLQNRIGDNAQKCIIEFLAS, encoded by the coding sequence ATGCAACATGCTAGAAAAAAATTTAGAGTGGGTCGTACTTCCTCACACAATCGTTGTATGTTAGCCAATATGTTAAAATCTTTAATTCATTATGAGAAAATTGAAACTACAGTGCCTAAAGCGAAAGAACTACGTCGCCATGCCGATAAAATGATTACCCTAGCCAAGAAAAATACTTTGGCAGCACGACGATTGGCAGTGGCTAGGCTTATGGTGCGATACAATCCGTTAACATCTAAAGAAGCTCGTCAAGCTAAAGGTGGTGATGCTTCGGTTTATAATGTAGATCGGTTAGTCATTAAGAAATTATTTGAAAATTTACGCAGTCGTTTTGTAGAAAGAAGTGGTGGGTACACTCGCATTTTAAAATTACAAAATAGAATTGGTGATAATGCCCAAAAGTGTATTATAGAATTTTTAGCTAGCTAG